A window from Ignavibacteriota bacterium encodes these proteins:
- a CDS encoding PIG-L family deacetylase: MDMNLRKILISFAIFSSIIKLNLNAQIQRPMNSAEIIESIEKLNVAGSVLYIAAHPDDENTSVLAYFSKGKKLRTGYLALTRGDGGQNLIGSEKGDEIGIIRTKELLAARSIDGAEQFFTRAIDFGYSKSPEETFKFWGKENILSDVVWVIRNFKPDIIITRFPTDGSGGHGHHTASAILTEEAFKAAADPTKFENQLKYVETWQAKRLFWNKWRPSEEAQKGLTKINVGDYNSILGKSYTEIAGESRSMHKSQGFGASERRGNIFEYFEFKAGEKPNSDLFDNIDLTWNRIENSQKIQQQINKIISSFNPEKPSQSVKDLIELNNELNSIKNNYWVEQKKKVLLSIIQSCAGFWLEAISDDYSASPGDKINFTTTLINRSNINFTIENISLSDKLADSTINLKLENNNPFEIKTNFILPKDFPISQPYWLKENNNGKIFNVDNQKLIGLPENPAAIKVWATLKVGNDILKFQTPLEYKWTDRVKGEEYRPFEIRPPVVTSIQNKLEIFSEDEPKEIKVRLKSNTNKVSGMLKLNGNSDWQISPNEIPFSFDKKNSEQTYTFSITPPKFKNVANLSANILIDGKNYNKDMVEIYYDHIGYNTYFPDSKIKLVKLDIKKFDGTIGYIMGAGDDVPEALENLGYKVVMLSDENLDNENLNNFDAIITGVRAYNTRDRLKFDQPKLLEYVKNGGTLLVQYNVSSGLQTENIGPYPFSITRERVTDENTEMKFLDPENKLLNFPNKITNEDFDNWVQERGLYFADNWDKNYTPIFTSHDNGESDLKGSLLYTKYGKGNFIYTGISFFRQLPAGVPGAFRLFVNLISAGKSNE; this comes from the coding sequence ATGGATATGAATCTTCGAAAAATCTTAATCTCATTTGCAATATTTTCATCAATTATTAAATTAAATCTAAATGCACAAATTCAGCGACCAATGAACAGTGCGGAAATTATTGAATCAATTGAAAAACTAAATGTGGCTGGAAGCGTGTTGTATATTGCAGCTCACCCAGATGATGAAAATACTTCAGTGTTGGCATACTTTTCAAAGGGGAAAAAATTAAGAACTGGTTACTTAGCTTTAACTCGCGGAGATGGCGGTCAAAATTTAATTGGTTCTGAAAAAGGTGATGAAATTGGAATTATACGAACAAAGGAATTGCTTGCTGCAAGAAGCATTGATGGAGCTGAACAATTTTTTACCAGAGCTATAGATTTTGGTTATTCTAAATCTCCGGAAGAAACTTTTAAGTTTTGGGGGAAAGAAAATATTTTATCTGATGTTGTTTGGGTAATTCGAAATTTTAAGCCGGATATTATTATTACTCGCTTCCCAACTGATGGTAGTGGAGGACATGGTCACCACACAGCTTCAGCAATTTTAACCGAAGAAGCATTTAAAGCTGCTGCTGATCCTACAAAATTTGAAAATCAGTTAAAATATGTTGAAACTTGGCAAGCTAAAAGATTATTTTGGAATAAGTGGCGACCATCAGAAGAAGCACAAAAAGGATTGACAAAAATTAATGTTGGAGATTATAATTCAATCTTAGGAAAATCATATACTGAAATTGCAGGTGAAAGCAGATCAATGCATAAGAGTCAGGGTTTTGGAGCTTCAGAAAGACGAGGAAATATTTTTGAATATTTTGAATTTAAAGCTGGGGAAAAACCAAATTCTGATTTGTTTGATAATATTGATTTAACCTGGAATAGAATTGAAAATAGTCAGAAAATTCAGCAGCAAATTAATAAAATTATTTCTTCCTTTAATCCAGAAAAACCGTCACAATCAGTAAAAGATTTAATTGAATTAAATAATGAATTAAACTCTATAAAAAATAATTATTGGGTTGAGCAGAAAAAGAAAGTATTACTATCAATAATTCAATCTTGTGCAGGATTTTGGCTTGAAGCAATCTCCGATGATTATTCAGCCTCTCCTGGAGATAAAATAAATTTTACTACAACATTAATAAACAGATCGAACATAAATTTTACTATAGAAAATATATCACTTTCAGATAAACTTGCAGATTCAACAATAAATCTTAAATTAGAAAATAATAATCCCTTTGAAATAAAAACTAACTTTATTCTTCCAAAAGATTTTCCAATCTCTCAGCCTTATTGGTTAAAAGAAAATAACAACGGAAAAATATTTAATGTTGATAATCAGAAATTAATTGGATTACCGGAAAATCCAGCGGCAATAAAAGTGTGGGCAACTTTAAAAGTTGGAAATGATATTTTAAAATTTCAAACACCTTTGGAGTACAAATGGACCGATAGAGTAAAAGGTGAAGAATATAGACCATTCGAAATTCGTCCACCCGTTGTAACATCAATTCAAAATAAATTAGAAATTTTTTCTGAAGATGAGCCGAAGGAAATTAAGGTGCGATTAAAAAGTAATACAAATAAAGTTTCGGGAATGTTAAAACTTAACGGAAATTCCGATTGGCAAATTTCACCGAATGAAATTCCATTTTCGTTTGATAAAAAAAATTCCGAACAAACTTATACTTTTTCAATTACTCCGCCAAAATTTAAAAATGTAGCAAATCTTTCTGCCAATATTTTAATTGATGGAAAAAATTACAACAAAGATATGGTTGAAATTTATTATGATCATATCGGTTACAACACTTACTTTCCGGATAGTAAAATTAAATTAGTAAAACTGGATATTAAAAAATTTGACGGAACAATTGGATATATTATGGGAGCTGGAGATGATGTTCCCGAGGCACTTGAAAATTTGGGTTATAAAGTTGTAATGCTGAGTGATGAAAATCTTGACAACGAAAACCTAAATAATTTTGATGCAATTATTACCGGAGTAAGAGCTTATAACACTAGAGATAGATTAAAATTTGATCAGCCGAAATTATTGGAGTATGTAAAAAATGGCGGAACTTTATTAGTCCAGTATAATGTTTCTTCTGGCTTACAGACTGAAAATATTGGTCCGTATCCTTTTTCAATAACTCGTGAAAGAGTTACAGATGAAAATACAGAAATGAAATTTTTAGATCCGGAAAATAAACTTTTAAATTTCCCCAACAAAATAACAAATGAAGATTTTGATAATTGGGTGCAGGAAAGAGGTTTATATTTTGCAGATAATTGGGATAAAAATTACACCCCTATTTTTACCTCACACGATAATGGTGAAAGTGATTTAAAGGGAAGTCTTCTTTACACAAAATATGGAAAAGGTAATTTTATTTATACGGGAATTTCATTTTTCAGACAATTACCAGCTGGAGTTCCCGGCGCATTCCGACTTTTTGTTAACTTAATTTCTGCTGGAAAGTCAAATGAATGA
- a CDS encoding DUF2911 domain-containing protein — translation MNDKFSKFLIIASILIFFASNSNAQNDKIRQSLNASVSQAIGLDTKIDINYSRPGVKGRKIWGDLVPYGLTPGNKYSDDKPFPWRAGANENTTFETSKDILVNGKKLLVGKYGIHMIPGEKEWIVIFSKNNSLWGSYKYNEAEDALRITVAPKEAPFEEWLTYGFDNLNGTTATVFLHWEKLIIPFQVSIVE, via the coding sequence ATGAACGATAAATTCAGTAAGTTTTTAATAATTGCTTCAATTCTAATATTCTTTGCTTCAAATTCAAATGCTCAGAATGATAAAATTAGACAAAGCTTAAATGCAAGTGTTTCGCAGGCAATTGGGTTAGATACAAAAATTGATATCAATTATAGTAGACCAGGTGTAAAAGGAAGAAAAATTTGGGGAGATTTAGTTCCATATGGTTTAACACCAGGAAACAAATATTCAGATGATAAGCCTTTCCCATGGAGAGCAGGAGCTAATGAAAATACAACTTTTGAAACCAGCAAAGATATTTTAGTTAATGGGAAAAAACTTCTTGTCGGGAAATATGGGATTCACATGATTCCGGGAGAAAAAGAATGGATTGTAATTTTTAGCAAAAATAATTCACTTTGGGGAAGTTATAAATATAATGAAGCCGAAGATGCATTAAGAATAACTGTAGCTCCAAAAGAAGCTCCCTTTGAAGAATGGTTAACTTATGGTTTTGATAATTTGAATGGAACTACTGCAACTGTATTTTTGCATTGGGAAAAACTTATTATTCCATTTCAGGTTTCAATAGTAGAATAA
- a CDS encoding DUF4982 domain-containing protein produces the protein MKINLKTHLVLIFLFSTYSLYCMELSPLDSSKQMLNFNNDWKFSLGDFPAAVYLEFDDSGWRNLDLPHDWSIEGKIDRNNSTGSGGGYFPAGIGWYRKKINIPSTWQGKRLSIYFEGVYMNSEVFINGKSLGIHPYGYTSFYYDLTPHLIYNKENIVSVRVNNSKQMNSRWYSGSGIYRHVWLKVTEQVHIENWGVVITTPKIDSEKAIVHVKTLVKNETSMPQRITLSTKILDEKSNTTGTEDVEIEIPANVEKEIAQDLIVYNPMLWSPENPNLYQAQIKMMQDNETIDISFNTFGIRSIKFSSENGFQLNGKTIKINGGCVHHDNGCLGAAAFDRAEYRKVELLKSVGFNAVRTSHNPPSTAFLDACDRLGLMVIDEAFDGWREKKTTYDYSIYFDEWCTRDIESMVMRDRNHPSIIMWSIGNEVIERTKPEAVETAIKLSNAIRRIDPTHPITSGMTTWDQGWEIFDPLMSVHDVCGYNYQLKRAPSDHERIPSRIIMQTESFPRDAFYCWNMVQNNNYIIGDFVWTAIDYLGESGIGRYYYPGETTGEHWENDFFPWHGSYCGDIDLTGWRKPISHYRNLLWNNTEKLYMAVKEPNPDNGEIKETQWSIWPTWESWNWPGYEGKEIDVVVYSKYPKVRLFLNNKLIGEKLTTREQEFKTIFTVPYSPGLLKAVGILDNKEIESTVLKTAGKSSKIKIKADRTTLTANGQDLSFITIEITDEEGNIIPNAENLLQFTLSGSGMILGVDNGNLKDIDSYVSSQRKAWHGRALVVIKSSRIPGDILLKVNTPGLAYAEIKIYAMAE, from the coding sequence ATGAAAATCAACTTGAAGACTCATCTGGTATTAATTTTCTTATTTTCAACTTATTCTCTTTATTGCATGGAATTATCTCCACTTGATAGCAGCAAACAAATGCTTAATTTCAACAATGATTGGAAATTTAGTTTAGGAGATTTTCCAGCAGCAGTATATCTTGAGTTTGATGATTCAGGATGGCGGAACCTTGATCTCCCACACGATTGGAGTATCGAAGGTAAAATAGATCGCAATAATTCTACGGGTTCTGGCGGAGGTTATTTCCCAGCTGGAATAGGATGGTATAGGAAAAAGATTAACATACCATCAACATGGCAAGGTAAACGCTTATCAATTTACTTTGAAGGTGTTTACATGAATTCCGAAGTGTTTATTAACGGTAAATCTCTCGGTATTCATCCATATGGTTATACTTCTTTCTATTATGATTTGACACCACACCTAATTTACAATAAAGAGAATATTGTTTCGGTCCGTGTTAATAATTCAAAACAAATGAACAGCAGATGGTATAGTGGTTCCGGTATTTACAGACATGTTTGGCTTAAAGTAACTGAGCAAGTTCATATTGAAAATTGGGGTGTTGTAATAACTACTCCCAAAATTGATTCCGAAAAAGCAATTGTTCACGTTAAAACATTAGTAAAAAACGAAACTTCTATGCCGCAACGCATTACACTTTCCACAAAAATTTTGGATGAAAAATCTAATACTACAGGAACTGAAGATGTTGAAATAGAAATTCCGGCAAATGTGGAAAAAGAAATTGCTCAAGATTTAATTGTGTATAATCCAATGTTATGGTCGCCGGAAAACCCTAATTTATATCAAGCACAGATTAAAATGATGCAAGACAATGAAACGATTGATATAAGTTTTAACACTTTTGGAATACGTTCCATAAAATTTAGTTCTGAAAATGGATTTCAATTGAACGGAAAAACAATAAAGATAAACGGTGGTTGTGTGCATCACGATAATGGTTGTTTGGGGGCAGCAGCATTCGATAGGGCGGAATACAGAAAAGTTGAACTTCTGAAATCAGTAGGTTTTAATGCTGTTCGTACTTCTCACAATCCTCCTTCTACTGCATTTCTAGACGCATGCGACAGATTAGGGTTAATGGTGATTGATGAAGCTTTTGATGGTTGGAGAGAAAAGAAAACAACTTATGATTATTCAATCTATTTCGATGAATGGTGTACGCGTGATATTGAATCAATGGTAATGCGAGACCGGAACCACCCTTCAATAATTATGTGGAGTATTGGAAATGAAGTTATAGAAAGGACGAAACCAGAAGCTGTTGAGACTGCAATAAAGCTTTCCAATGCAATTCGTAGAATTGATCCGACACATCCGATAACTTCAGGGATGACTACATGGGACCAAGGCTGGGAAATATTCGATCCGTTAATGTCAGTTCACGATGTGTGTGGATATAATTATCAATTGAAACGGGCTCCATCTGATCATGAACGAATCCCTTCAAGGATTATTATGCAAACAGAATCTTTTCCAAGAGATGCTTTTTATTGCTGGAATATGGTTCAAAACAATAACTATATAATTGGCGATTTTGTTTGGACTGCAATCGATTACTTGGGAGAGTCAGGAATAGGACGATATTACTATCCTGGAGAAACAACTGGTGAACATTGGGAAAATGATTTTTTCCCCTGGCATGGTTCTTATTGTGGTGATATTGACTTAACCGGATGGAGAAAACCAATTTCACATTATAGAAACTTATTGTGGAATAATACTGAAAAACTTTACATGGCTGTAAAAGAACCAAACCCAGATAATGGCGAAATCAAAGAAACACAATGGTCTATTTGGCCCACATGGGAAAGTTGGAATTGGCCTGGATATGAAGGGAAAGAAATTGATGTCGTAGTTTATTCAAAATACCCTAAGGTTAGGCTCTTCCTGAATAATAAATTGATTGGTGAAAAACTTACAACTAGAGAACAAGAGTTTAAAACAATTTTTACTGTACCATATTCTCCGGGATTGTTAAAGGCAGTTGGTATTTTAGATAACAAAGAAATAGAATCAACTGTTTTGAAAACTGCCGGTAAGTCAAGTAAAATAAAAATAAAAGCTGATCGCACAACCTTAACCGCAAATGGACAAGACTTATCATTTATTACTATTGAAATAACCGACGAAGAAGGAAATATTATACCAAACGCAGAAAATCTCTTGCAATTTACTCTTAGCGGTTCCGGAATGATTTTAGGGGTTGACAATGGTAATTTAAAAGATATTGATTCTTATGTTAGTTCTCAGCGTAAAGCTTGGCATGGACGTGCGTTAGTTGTAATTAAAAGTTCTCGTATCCCAGGGGATATTTTATTAAAAGTTAATACTCCAGGATTAGCTTATGCTGAAATAAAAATTTATGCAATGGCTGAGTAA